The Xylophilus rhododendri region ATGGTCCGGCCCACACCGGAGCGGCTCGACTGGCAGCAGCGCAAGGCGGCCCCCTTCATTGCCACGCCCATGCACTGCGGCGCCTTCAACGTCGGCTTCCGTTCAAGTAAGACCTACATGGGCGGCATGCAACTCGGCCGGGCGATGACTATCTCCGGCGCCGCGGCCACCCCCAACATGGGCTACCACAGCTCGCCGCTGGTGGGCTTCGTGATGACGCTGTTCAACGTCCGGCTGGGCTGGTGGGCCCCCCACCCCGAACGCCGGTACTGGAACCAGAAGCAGCCGCCGCTGGGCATCGAGGTCAACCTCGCCGAAGCCTTCGGTTCGACCGGCGAGGACGAAGACTTCGTCTACCTCTCGGACGGCGGCCATTTCGACAACCTGGGCCTGTTCGAAATGGTGCGCCGGCGCTGCCGCCGCATCGTGGTGGTCGACGCGACCTGCGACGGCCGCTACCAGTGGGCCGACCTGCTCGACGTGGTGCGCAAGATACGGGTGGATCTTGGCATCGAGATCGGGCTGCCGGCCGTGCTGCCCGGCCCTGGCCGCGCCAGCGAATTCCAGCGTTTTCTGGAGGCTCCCATCTGCTACTCCGCACGCGACGGAAGCCATCCGGACGCAGACGGCAAGCTGGTGGTGCTCAAGCCTATGCTGCTGCGCGACCACGACGCGCCCGAACTCGCCGCCTATGCCGACATGAGCGCTGCGCCCGGCAGCGCGCTGGACGATCCCCGGCGCTTCCCGCACCAGACCACCGCCGATCCCTTCTTTGACGAACGGCAGTTCGAAAGCTACCGGCTGCTGGGCTACCTGACTGCCGAAGCGGCGCTGGGCGAGCAGCGTGGCATTTGGGCCTGGCCCAAGGAGACGACGCCGCCGCCCCGGGCCTTGGCACCGGCCGTCCCGGTCGCGGCAGCGATGCGGCCGATGGCGACGGGCGTGGGCCTGGGTCAGGCCGTGGGGCAGTGGAGTCACAGCGCCGCGCTGGCGGCGGCGCTCACCGTCGGCGGCACGCTGGGCGTGGCCGGCACGGTGGCGCTGGCCCCGGCCGAAATATCGCTCTCCGCGGCCGACCGCACGCTGCTGCGTGAAGGCCTGTCGATGCGCATGGAGGCCGCCCCCCTGCGGCTGGATCCCGGCGACCTCCAGGCCCTTCGGCAGCGCGATGCGATCAACGTGGATGCCTCTTCGATCCTGACGTCGGCGACAGAGCTGAGCAAGGCCGCGAAGGACATCTCCTCCGCAGCAGACCGGCTCCAGCAGGCGCGGACGGACGCAGAGGCCGTCAAAACGATCATCACCCGACTGCAGACACTTGATGAGTGGATCCAGAAACTCACGCTCGCCATCGGCACCGGTGGTGCGTCTTCGAGCAAGGCGCTGGCAGCCACCATCGCCGACCTCAACGTCACGCTCGCGGACCTGAACAAGAAGCTGCCCGCCGAACCCGGCCTGACCAAGGCCATCGACGACCTGAAGAATTCGATCAAAGACATCGGACCGCGCCGTAATGTGCGCGGGCAGGAAGGCTCACGATGAAACCCGCCGCTTCGACCGCGCTGCTGCTGGCGCTGGTGTTGACCCTGGCCGGCTGCTCGACGACGCCACCTTCTTGCGAGCCGTTCCGGGCCGCGTGGTACCTGGGCCCCGACACCGATGCCAGCGGAAGCACTGCGCCGGCGCTCTATCTGGCCTTGCTCAACGAAGGGCAAGGCCAGATGGCAGTGGAGCATCTCGCTGTCAATCCGGACATCGGCTCGCAGCCGGCGTTCGAAAAGGCGTACAGCGAAAGTCTGCGCCCCGGTGACCTTCGACTCTTTCACCTGAATCGAGAACTGCCGCCGTCCAGCATTCAGTGCTGGTTGCCGGTGGCGGTCACGCTGACCTGCACGCGGGGTGAACTCAAAGGCAAACGAACCGAGGCCGTTTCCGGCGCGCTGCCCAATTACCTGCACGCGTACTGGCTGGACAAATGCATGCTCCCCAAGAAGGCCAATCCCTCATGAACCGGCGCATCGCTCCTGCCCTGCTGGCCGCCGCGTCGCTTGCCGTGACGACCGCCGCCTGGCCCGCCGAAGCCGCTCGGCCTGCGCCGCGGCCGCAAAGCGTTTCACAGCGCCTGCAACAACATTTCGTCGCCACCGTGGAGGGCTGGCGCAAGGTCCGGCTGCGCCCGCTGGAGGCCACCGTGGAGTCCAAGGACCAGAAACCGACCGAGCGGCAGGCCACCCAGAAACGTCTGTACGAGCAGGTGGAGATCGTGGTCGTTCCAACGCCCATTCCGATCATGCGTTCGCAGCAACGCATCAATGGCAGCACCGTCTACGTTAGCGCCGGCTGGCTCAGCATGGTCAACGAAATGCTCTGGGCGGGCGAACTGCATCTGCCGGCCGCGCAGAAGGGGGCGCCGGGCAGTAGCTGCCTGACGGCCTACCAGGACACGCTTTTCCGCTATGCGATGAACCAGGACCGCGTGCAGTCCGAGGCCTTTCCCCGGGTCGCGGCGCTTTTCGAGACACGCTGCGAGCCGCCGCGAGGCGACGACCCCGAACGCTTCGCGCGCAAGCAGCGCATCGACGCAGCATTCGAGCAGACTACCGTGCGGTTCATGGACCGCGAGATGGATACGCTCTTCGAGCGCAATAACGCAGGCCCGGGTCCGGACGGCGCCGACAGGCCGCGCTGCCCGCCAGACGCCACAGCCCGGTATCCGCTGAGAACCTGGTGCTGGCTGGAGACGCACGATTTCCTGCTGCGGTCGGTCGAGTAGCGCGGGAAGAACGAGCGGAACGCGGACAAGGCCCTCAGCGCACGTAGGGCTGCGTCAAATAAGCCGGCGCACTCTGCCGCCCCACCAGCCCCCCACAGCCAGCAAGGCCAGCAGATAAGGCAGCATGATCAGGATCGCATTAGGCACCTGGATCCCCAGCGCCGGCAGCTGGAACTGCAGCGCCGTGGCCGCGCCGAAGAGCAGGCAGGCCAGCAGCATGCGCCCCACTTTCCAGTTGCCAAAGATCACCGCCGCGATCGCCAGATAGCCCGCGCCACTCGTCATGCCTTCGGTGAAGGTATGGATATCGCCGATCGACAGGAAACATCCGCCGATGGCCGACAGCACGCCGGTGAACACCACCGCGCCGTAGCGAACGGCAGTGACCGACAACCCGGACTTGTCCACCGCCTTGGGCTCCGAGCCCGCCGAATGCAGGGCCAGGCCCAGCGCCGTGTAGCGCATCGTCCAGGCCACCAGCGCGACGAGCGCCAGCGCCAGGTACACCAGCCAGACCTGGGTGAACACCGCGTCGCCGAACACCGGAATCTGCGACAGCAGCGGCGGATGCCACTTGTCGAAGCCCGGGACCTCGGCGCGCGAGCGGCCACCGAAGATCTCGCGATAGGCCAGCGTGGTCGCCCCCAGCACCAGGATGTTGATGCCGATGCCGGTCACCACCTGGTTGGCCCGCAGCGTGATGCTGAGAAAGGCCTGCAGCAGCGCCACCGGCAGCACCGC contains the following coding sequences:
- a CDS encoding ABC transporter permease: MSDPASGAMAAVFAGSTLRLAVPLLLGATGELVSERAGVLNMSVEGMMLTGAFAGAVGAVYTGSPALGLLIGVLAVLPVALLQAFLSITLRANQVVTGIGINILVLGATTLAYREIFGGRSRAEVPGFDKWHPPLLSQIPVFGDAVFTQVWLVYLALALVALVAWTMRYTALGLALHSAGSEPKAVDKSGLSVTAVRYGAVVFTGVLSAIGGCFLSIGDIHTFTEGMTSGAGYLAIAAVIFGNWKVGRMLLACLLFGAATALQFQLPALGIQVPNAILIMLPYLLALLAVGGWWGGRVRRLI